The genomic stretch ATGGCACCATTGTCAAAACATTTCCCTGAATACGCTCAAGGGGGAGGGGGTTCCACACAATGTGAAAAATAAGATAACTCTGACATCCTAAGATTCCTccgaatattccaagaaaatgatatgtaattattcataaagaattctaattttaaaaggaTTATGGAATATGgagataaacatcatctataagaATCCTAATCTTAACGGATTaagaaatatcaagataaacgttatctGTAAGAATCTTAATCTTAAACTACTTAACACAAAGAGGACACCTCTCTTTCTTATGTTCTACATCATTTTTTGAACTACTAGAAGAAAAATGATAATAACTTCACATGAGCAAACTCCAAAAATACTAGAAAGCGAATTTTGATGTGACATACAAAAGAAGATGATTAGGTGGGCATGTCTTGCTCAATTATCAAGAACGAAAAGTTTTAAGTGTGAAGGGTTTAATTATGAGGCATTTTTTGCTTCAGCAGTAAAGATTGATGTTGCTTGAATAGCCTTTGTTTTGATTTATAAGAATAAGTGTGAGAAGGTTATCTTTGAAGCTACATCTAGGATATTAAACATtctcagcaaaaaaaaaaaagaactttgTCTTAAGATGTGGATTGAATCTTGACCCATATTGGAGTTTTCAGTTTAAAACTTCAATATAGATATTATCTTGTTAGACATAATtctgagagggagagagagagagagagagagagagagagttaatgCTACAACAAGATAGAATATATATACCAAggtaattcaaataaaaatacctCAATCTGGTCACCAATATGGATGATTAGGGCATTGGGAACGTATTTAACATCAAACCAGTAGCCATCTTGTAAGACTTGGAGGCCTTCAACGTCATTTGGCACAAGAATGGTGATAGTACACATGTCAGAATGGGCTACAACTCCAAGAGCCTGATCGGGGCAGGGACACGGTGGGTAATAGTTTATCTTTAACATGTACACCAGCTCATCACCGCCGGCTGCCTTTTTCAATTCATCCCCTTCAAGCCCTAACCCTAGTGATAAGCTCCTAAATAGCGTGTTAACCACCCCATGTAGGTGTTGAGCATATTCCTCATTAACCTCCCTGTTTTGTAACATTGCATATAACATTATGTAATTAATGTGCTGAGCAAATGGCAATTCTCATGGAAAATAAGAGGAAACGATGAGATTCAAACCTATAAGAAGGTGGGTTTTTAGGCCAGAATTTGTAATCAATAGCAGTAGGAGGCCATATCTTATGGAACAAATGATCAACCCATCCTTTCTTGCCTTCCACATCTTTTTGTAGTTTTGTTCCATACCCTTCCACACTTTTAGCATCAGGGGGCTTAGCATACACCTCCTTCTCTTCTTGAGATAGCTCAAAGAACTGTTCTCCAACTTTTTGTAGTTTGGTAATAGAATCACTTGGTATGCCATGGTTCACCACTTGGAACATACCCCATTTGCAGCTAGCTTCCACAATTTGCCCTGTAAGCTTTTCTTCATCTGGGTTTGAGAGATCGATGACGGGAACCTCTGGGTCTCGGCCATGGAAGGTTGTTATCCCAGGCTGCTCATTCTCTGGCCGTATGAACTGTGATGG from Diospyros lotus cultivar Yz01 chromosome 9, ASM1463336v1, whole genome shotgun sequence encodes the following:
- the LOC127809304 gene encoding flavonol synthase/flavanone 3-hydroxylase-like, yielding MAIRNVLISKMESVQTVASATTNTIPSQFIRPENEQPGITTFHGRDPEVPVIDLSNPDEEKLTGQIVEASCKWGMFQVVNHGIPSDSITKLQKVGEQFFELSQEEKEVYAKPPDAKSVEGYGTKLQKDVEGKKGWVDHLFHKIWPPTAIDYKFWPKNPPSYREVNEEYAQHLHGVVNTLFRSLSLGLGLEGDELKKAAGGDELVYMLKINYYPPCPCPDQALGVVAHSDMCTITILVPNDVEGLQVLQDGYWFDVKYVPNALIIHIGDQIEILSNGKYKSVFHRTTVNKERTRMSWPVFLEPPPELEVGPHPSLLNEEHPPMYKTKKYCDYAYCKLNKISQ